In the genome of Dyadobacter fermentans DSM 18053, the window CAGGCTTCTTTGTCGGCAAGCATTTCTATTACAGCAGTCCTGATCGTTTCCACAGAGCGCGGCTGGATTAACTGTCCGTTTGTCTCCGGGATGATGGTCAGGTTGCAGCCAGGGACATCTGTGGTAATGACTGGCAATCCGCTCGCTAGGGCTTCCAGCACGCTTCTTGGGATACCTTCACGATAGTAGCTGGGGAGAATGAACACGTCGGCATTCCTGAGATGTTCGTGAATGCCGTCTTGCCTGCCAAGAAAGCGTATGATCGTACTTGTTTTGTATTGTTCGATGTACTGAGGTGTGACGCCCCGCGGGTTCTTCGTGTCGGGTTCTCCGATAATCCGTAGTTCAACTTGCGATTTAAGGTGATCCGGTAATGTCTCAAACGCTTCGACCATTTCCCGTATTCCTTTTTCCCAAATCAATCGCGTAGTACACAGAAAAACCTTCCTATCCGTTTCGTAGCGCTGACATTCCGGCTTGGGGGAGAATTTTTGAATATCCACCCCGCTGCCTTTCACGACCTTGATCTTTTTGCGGAAATACTTTTTGAACAGGAAGTCCTTGTAATCGTCCGGATTTTGAATGATGATCAGGTCGGCCCGGAGAAATTGAAAGAAAAACAGGATTTGCTGTATCCATTTCAAGAGCTTAAACTTCAAGCCCGGATTGGCAAATGCTATCCCCAGGCCCGCAATATGGAGAACAGTTTTTCGTCGCGTCAGGATATTCGCCCCGAAGTTCATCAGGTTAGGTACAAACTTGAAAGAATGCACGATGCCTGCATTGCATACGCCGGCATAATTGCGAATTTCAAATATGGCCTTGATGAGCTGTATCGGATTGGTGTTATCTCTTTCAATACTCGAATTGCGGACTTCAAACCCTTCGTTACGAATGAGGTCGGTATACTTGTCCTTGGGGAGTATGACGAAAACCTTATAGCCTTGATTTCGGAGGAAATATGCAAAAGGTAGTCTGGCTTTGTAGAAATCTTCTCCGTCATGGGCAAGAAGAAGTATATTCTTGTTGCTCATTTTAAAGGTAAGGCTAGTGGGGAAAAGCAGAATTTTTCTGCGTTGCCTGGTAAACGAAATTGCATGAACTCTACCTTAGTGTGTTGGTTTCGAAGGCGAAAATAAGCCATTCATTACTTATTTCAGCAAAATTCGTTAAGAAATATCACCCTGTGCAATGAAAAGGCCGCTCAAGAATCTGAGACGGCCTTTCGTTATCATCCTTAAATGATTTCGCCAACCTTACGGCTCCACCGTCCACGTCCCAACCATTGACACAACATGCCATGAGTTGTCTGTGGTTTTTCTAAGTACAATCCTGCTGCCCACCACGTTGCTTGCGATGTATTTAAAGTTTACTGGTGAAAGCGGGAGAATGTTGTCTGTCGAAGCAGGGAGTATCCTGACCTGGTAAGGGGAGCGTACCTCTACGATCACTTCCGGAAAATTAGGGTTCACCTTTTCCAGTTTAAGGAATCTTACAGCTGTGGATGTCTGATTGTGGTAGAGGTAGCCGTAATAGGTATAGCCTGCAAATCTGGTAAAATTGCCTATGTCCGTAGAAAAATAGCCAAGTTTGTCGGAAATGGCGACTTCCGCGTTGTGGACTATCAAATGCCGGTTTGGCGGAGCCGACGCTGCGAGCACCGGGTCGGTAATAGAGCAATTATATATTCTGGCTCCCGAGCCATTCAAATCTCTGTAACAGAATGAAGATGTAAACTTCTGTGTAGGACGGGAATCCTGGATAGTCGGACTGAAAATGTGTATGTTCCCAATGTTTGGATCGCCCGGGTCTCCGACGGCTTTGTAGATCAGGAAAGCAGCTCCGAGGTTGGGCGAAGTGCTTCCGGTCGTATTAGGATTGATTGCGATGGGATTAATAACCTGTACAATCGGTCCTCTCGAGCTCCAATTTCGTGCGTTAAAGGCGTTCCATCTGCTATTATCCCAAACAGGGTTTTTGATGATGACTGTCCCAGCCAAAGGCGCGGTGACCGACGCCGTGCCTAAACCGTAATGACTGCCATAATCATAATGATTTTCAATTGTAATGTCTACCACGCGATCGGTTCCCGATAGCGGTGCCGGGGCGATCAGGATCCCTACTCCCTGGTTGTTCCTTGTTACCGGATTGATAATGCGAATTTTTTCCAGGTAATGGTTAGGTGTGTTAGGTTCAATATCAATACCAGCACAAGGTCCTTCACCCTTTGAGTTGGTGAATGTACCGTTTTGAACAAGGATGTTCTTGCCCGAAATAATTGACAATCCCTGCCGACGGTTATTATCGGCTTTTACGTTTAGGAGGGTCACATTTTCACTAAACATGATGGCGCTTGTTGCACCAATGTAAAAGCCATCACCGCCGCCGTCGTTTGCCGAAATCCCTTCGATCGTGACATTCTTGACACCTTGCATGATGATTACATGCCGTTGCTGCCCAGATGTGTATTTTTCACGATGGTCCTTGAATGTGACATTGTTTCCTTTTATGGAGATATTTGACACTGCAATCATGTAAACCATCGGTTCGGTTATCCCTAGTGTGCCCATTCCTTCCACTACTACGTTGTCGCCAAATTCCAGCGATTTGTTCGAGAGGATTCTTATCGCCCGAATCCGGTATGATGAGGCGGATGATGGGAAGTAAAGTTTTGGATATTTGCTATTGTTCAACAAGGATTGCCATAGCGCGGTTTGATCTGTAACGCCGTCCGCTACGATACCGAACCAGTTGACGTTCACAACACCATCGTAAACCCGCTCATATCTCCTTCCACCGGGTGCGATTATGGTCATGGCTCCATCATCCGCTCCGGTTGCCGACGGATTATGTTTGAAAGTACCTTGTTTGAGATTGTCGGTGATGAAAACGACCGAAGTTGTATCTGCCGAGCCGGCTCTCAACTGAGCGATGGTTAGGTATTTGACGTACGAAGCGGCCGTTGCAAGATTGATGCGGGCAGCTGGCTCAGATTCCCCTTCGTCGACATTGAATGTAAGTCGATCAACTTCGACAAAGTTGCTTTGGTTTGTCGCACTTTTATGTCCTCTCAGCAACGCGAATGAACCTTCCGGGCCCGATGTGGTAAACTTCCCGCGTACGGTGTAGGTAACGGTACGGTTACTGGATGTCAGTTCAGCGCCAATCAGATCAGAAAATGTTCCTCCGGTTTGTTGAAAGCCTTGTGGGGCTATCAGTTTCAATCTAAACGAGTTGGAATTTTCAAAAACGTAGACCGTATTCGCAGGAATATTCATCAACTGCGCAGTTATTGTAATCTCAAACTCTTCATTTACAGATACCTGGCTAGCGTCAGTTTTAAGTTCAAACCGAATCGGGTCAATCTTGGGCGCCGTTCCTGCTTGCGTAGCGTTGGCTGCGAGCAGGAGCGTTGTTATGGCCAAATAGTGTACTAATCGTTTCATATTTAGACGGGCGTTATAGTTCTGTAAATACTACCAGTAGAAGTAGTTTTACAATACTACAAAAAAATCACAAAAAGTGTTACAAGGTAGCAATTATTTTGCTACAAATTTTCTCAAAAGCTCGTAGAATGCCCAAATATCTTACTATGAGAGTTGTAGTATCCGGTCGGATATGTGACAGTAATTGTACGGCAAGGAATGAAGTTGATGTATTACGGGAGATTACAGTATGTTGCTCAGAACGTTACGGAATGGCCCTGTGGAACTCCATTCATGGATAGAGATGAGTTTCAGATGTGTAGAATAATTACTTAAAGAAATAAAACTAGTTTTGTGCGTGAACCGTTGGAGTTGGCGGTGCGTAGCAATGGGGAGCCGCATGACACCGATGAGCGGTGACACGAGTCAATTCATGAAAGGAGTGTGAAATTCCGCTACGGGATATATTCGAAGGCAGGCAGCGTTTTGATCTTAATGCGGGGAAAGTAGTGCTTGATATAGCTCAATATGGTTTTTTGCCATTTGAAGCAAGCTGTTTCGGGACGCATGGTCAACGCCCGTCTTGATGAGTGAAGTGAGCTCTGATGAATCCATTTTAGCTATATGCTGTATTTTCGCGGAGAGAATTTTTGCGTCCCCTGCGGGAAATACCATATCTGATGATGGTACAACGTCGTTGATACCCGGAACATCAGAACCTAAAAAGGGCCTTCCCGCTGCAAGTCCTTCCAGCGTTACACCCGACATTCCCTCGTATGCGGAGGATAGGATATTCAGATCAACAGACTTCATCAATCGGGGAACATCGCTCCGGAAGCCCAGGAAGAAAACGCGGTTATTGATGCCCTTTTCGTGAGCATATGCCTCAATAGCCTGTTTGTCCGGGCCGTCCCCGGCAATAAACAAATAGAAGTGAGCAGGTAGATAACTGAGTGCCTCAATCACCGTTTTGTGATCTTTGGGATACTGTATCCTTGCGGTCATCATCACCTTGAATGCATTGGCAGGAAGATTATATTCTTCCTGCCAAAAGGATTCCGGATATTTTTCAGCTTTGTGAAATGCATCGGTATCGACACCATTGTGGATAACTCGGACTTGCTCCGGGCGGCAAACCCGTCCGTCAAGGAAAGCCTTTACCTTTGATGAAATGGCTACTACCTGGTCATATTGCGCATAAATCCGTTTTTCCAATGGCCGAAGATACTCCTTCCCGGCGCGCTTGTTTTGCGTACTGTGTTCTGTGTAAACCAGAACCGGGTTACCAGTAGTTAACTTTGACGCCAGAGCAGTCCAGTAAAGCGATGGAAATAAATGCGCGTGGATAATATCGAACTTATTATTTTTTAAAAAGCGCGTTAGACCGACAACATGTTTTGGAGAATAAACACTGGCGTCCGATAGGCTAAAACATTCTACTCCCTGGTCAACCAATGCCTTAACATGGGAAGGCTCGGCCTGCCGCGCGGATAGTTGAAGGACCGCGATGTCAAGCCCGAGCCTTTTATACACGGGGAGTATGTTCACCAGCAATTTTTCTGCACCACCTCGGCCGAGATAGTTGATAACATGAAGGACTTTCAATGTCGTGTTAGTTGAGGGAATTTCCTTTGATGGTAACGTTTGCCTGATCTTTTAAATCCATATATCTTTTCATGACAACGGGCGCATTTGTTCTTGCAGCCACTGCCTGCTTCGGCATATTTTTGGATTGGATGGTCATCTTGTTATTAAGAATCTGCAACCCTTTAAGCATGTCATTCGGCTTGTATATGTAAATGAAGGCAAAGGTGGACCTTGGGATTTTATAGGTGGCGACCTCATCCTTGTAAATCATCGTGTTATTCTTGATCACAATGGGGCTGAATTGTCCCTTCAAACTATCGGGCTGCGCACAATCTTCGGATAAGACAACGGCCACAGAACTTTGCGTAAACTTATTCTTGTCTATCACATGCCCGCCCCAGTCACATTCAATATGGACGTTTCGGGTATAGCCACCAATCTGGTTGTTTCTAACTATCCCTTTTTCGGTATTGTGCTCAAGAACGACACCGACACGACCCATGTATTTGGTTTCTACCAGGTTGTTCAATATCACATTGTTTTCTACCAACGGCTTGTTTGCAGAGTAAAATTCAATTGCATCGCCGGAGTCGTCTTTCTTACTATATGCCCATACGTTAAAAATTTTACAATTTCGGACAACAGGTGATTCTACCCGGTTTCTTCTATCGTATTTCCGATTGTAATAATTGGCGATCATGATCCCGCGCCCGTAGAAGTTGCGAATTGTTACATTCTCAACTTTCATCGTAAGTATGTTCAAGCCCGATAATGCGTGTTGATAACTGAGCTCGGCTTTGCCAAAAAAAGGATGGGTAGGCGAGCGTGGAACATTATTGCCAATAATCTCGATATTAGAAATAGAAACGTTCACTCCCAGGCGGTTGGCCACACCCCGGAACATAAAGAAATGATGTGGCGCCCGCGTAGAATCTGTATCCTTGAAAATGGGAAGCTTCCCCTTGCTGTTTTTCAGGCCGGTCAAAGTGATTTGCGGACTGCCCGTTTTGGTGTCTATCACAACCGGAGTTAGCAGCGGGTAAACACCATATTTAAATTTCACCGTGCCCTTTCCTGCCTTAACAACCTCTTGAAGGGCCTTTGTTATGATCGGACCATAGTCCTTAACAGTATCGGAATAGGTGATTGTTTTTATTAATGTCTGGCTAAATGCCGGTGATTCAAATCCGAAGAGAACTACTACAAACGCCAACAGACGCAACAAATTGACTCGTTTCATATACTATCAGGTTTTGTTGGATATCGTTTTTGGTACAAGGCCATAACCAGACGGCGCAAAAAATGCGTTCCAGCCTGTTCAATAGACGCCAATATTTGCTTGTTTTTTAAAGTCAACAGCAATGTGTTCGGCACTATGCATTCGCTTGAATTTGTCCAGATTGGCGCATTGCTCATCATACTGTCCCACCACCGCAGGATCTCTGTGAGCAATACGGGCCACAATCGATGCCATTTCCTCAAGGTCTTTGCAAAGGAACCCAATATTCCCCACTTCACTCGAT includes:
- a CDS encoding glycosyltransferase is translated as MKVLHVINYLGRGGAEKLLVNILPVYKRLGLDIAVLQLSARQAEPSHVKALVDQGVECFSLSDASVYSPKHVVGLTRFLKNNKFDIIHAHLFPSLYWTALASKLTTGNPVLVYTEHSTQNKRAGKEYLRPLEKRIYAQYDQVVAISSKVKAFLDGRVCRPEQVRVIHNGVDTDAFHKAEKYPESFWQEEYNLPANAFKVMMTARIQYPKDHKTVIEALSYLPAHFYLFIAGDGPDKQAIEAYAHEKGINNRVFFLGFRSDVPRLMKSVDLNILSSAYEGMSGVTLEGLAAGRPFLGSDVPGINDVVPSSDMVFPAGDAKILSAKIQHIAKMDSSELTSLIKTGVDHASRNSLLQMAKNHIELYQALLSPH
- a CDS encoding right-handed parallel beta-helix repeat-containing protein, with product MKRLVHYLAITTLLLAANATQAGTAPKIDPIRFELKTDASQVSVNEEFEITITAQLMNIPANTVYVFENSNSFRLKLIAPQGFQQTGGTFSDLIGAELTSSNRTVTYTVRGKFTTSGPEGSFALLRGHKSATNQSNFVEVDRLTFNVDEGESEPAARINLATAASYVKYLTIAQLRAGSADTTSVVFITDNLKQGTFKHNPSATGADDGAMTIIAPGGRRYERVYDGVVNVNWFGIVADGVTDQTALWQSLLNNSKYPKLYFPSSASSYRIRAIRILSNKSLEFGDNVVVEGMGTLGITEPMVYMIAVSNISIKGNNVTFKDHREKYTSGQQRHVIIMQGVKNVTIEGISANDGGGDGFYIGATSAIMFSENVTLLNVKADNNRRQGLSIISGKNILVQNGTFTNSKGEGPCAGIDIEPNTPNHYLEKIRIINPVTRNNQGVGILIAPAPLSGTDRVVDITIENHYDYGSHYGLGTASVTAPLAGTVIIKNPVWDNSRWNAFNARNWSSRGPIVQVINPIAINPNTTGSTSPNLGAAFLIYKAVGDPGDPNIGNIHIFSPTIQDSRPTQKFTSSFCYRDLNGSGARIYNCSITDPVLAASAPPNRHLIVHNAEVAISDKLGYFSTDIGNFTRFAGYTYYGYLYHNQTSTAVRFLKLEKVNPNFPEVIVEVRSPYQVRILPASTDNILPLSPVNFKYIASNVVGSRIVLRKTTDNSWHVVSMVGTWTVEP
- a CDS encoding glycosyltransferase family 4 protein codes for the protein MSNKNILLLAHDGEDFYKARLPFAYFLRNQGYKVFVILPKDKYTDLIRNEGFEVRNSSIERDNTNPIQLIKAIFEIRNYAGVCNAGIVHSFKFVPNLMNFGANILTRRKTVLHIAGLGIAFANPGLKFKLLKWIQQILFFFQFLRADLIIIQNPDDYKDFLFKKYFRKKIKVVKGSGVDIQKFSPKPECQRYETDRKVFLCTTRLIWEKGIREMVEAFETLPDHLKSQVELRIIGEPDTKNPRGVTPQYIEQYKTSTIIRFLGRQDGIHEHLRNADVFILPSYYREGIPRSVLEALASGLPVITTDVPGCNLTIIPETNGQLIQPRSVETIRTAVIEMLADKEAWGGMGKASRELAVSEFSENKIFSEIVKLYAQ
- a CDS encoding right-handed parallel beta-helix repeat-containing protein, yielding MKRVNLLRLLAFVVVLFGFESPAFSQTLIKTITYSDTVKDYGPIITKALQEVVKAGKGTVKFKYGVYPLLTPVVIDTKTGSPQITLTGLKNSKGKLPIFKDTDSTRAPHHFFMFRGVANRLGVNVSISNIEIIGNNVPRSPTHPFFGKAELSYQHALSGLNILTMKVENVTIRNFYGRGIMIANYYNRKYDRRNRVESPVVRNCKIFNVWAYSKKDDSGDAIEFYSANKPLVENNVILNNLVETKYMGRVGVVLEHNTEKGIVRNNQIGGYTRNVHIECDWGGHVIDKNKFTQSSVAVVLSEDCAQPDSLKGQFSPIVIKNNTMIYKDEVATYKIPRSTFAFIYIYKPNDMLKGLQILNNKMTIQSKNMPKQAVAARTNAPVVMKRYMDLKDQANVTIKGNSLN